One genomic region from Apodemus sylvaticus chromosome 1, mApoSyl1.1, whole genome shotgun sequence encodes:
- the LOC127682273 gene encoding mas-related G-protein coupled receptor member X1-like codes for MDPTISSHNIESIPLNGTGHPQCSPILTPFFLVLIIALVGLAGNTIVLWLLGFRMRRKAISVYVLNLALADSFFLCCHFIDSLLRIIDFYGIYAHKLSKEILSNVAINPYIAGLSILSAISTERCLSVLWPIWYHCHRPKNMSAIICALIWVLSFLMGILDWLFSGFLGETHHHLWKNVNIIVTAFLIFLFVLLSGSSLTLLVRILCGSRRKPLSRLYITISLTVMVYLICGLPLGLYWFLLYWFGIHLHHPFCHIYPVTAVLSCVNSSANPVIYFLVGSFRQHKKHRSLKMVLKRALADTPEDE; via the coding sequence CCCACAACATAGAATCTATACCACTGAATGGAACTGGCCATCCCCAGTGCAGTCCAATCCTGACCCCTTTCTTCCTGGTCCTCATCATTGCCCTGGTTGGATTGGCAGGAAACACCATCGTACTCTGGCTCCTGGGATTCCGCATGCGCAGAAAAGCCATCTCAGTCTATGTCCTCAACCTGGCTCTGGCAGActccttcttcctctgctgcCACTTCATTGACTCTCTGCTACGGATCATAGACTTCTATGGCATCTATGCCCACAAATTAAGCAAAGAAATCTTAAGCAACGTAGCAATCAATCCCTATATCGCAGGCCTGAGCATCCTCAGTGCTATTAGCACAGAGCGCTGCCTGTCTGTATTGTGGCCAATCTGGTACCACTGCCACCGCCCAAAAAACATGTCAGCCATCATATGTGCCctaatctgggttctttcctttcTCATGGGCATCCTGGATTGGCTCTTCTCAGGATTCCTGGGTGAGACTCATCATCATTTGTGGAAAAATGTTAACATCATTGTAActgcatttctgatttttttatttgtgcttCTCTCTGGATCCAGTCTGACCCTACTGGTGAGGATCCTCTGTGGTTCCAGGCGAAAACCACTGTCCAGGCTGTACATTACGATCTCTCTCACAGTGATGGTCTACCTCATCTGTGGCCTGCCTCTGGGGCTTTACTGGTTCCTGTTATACTGGTTTGGGATCCATTTACATCATCCCTTTTGTCACATTTACCCAGTTACTGCAGTCCTGTCCTGTGTAAACAGCTCTGCCAACCCTGTCATTTACTTCCTTGTAGGCTCCTTTAGGCAGCATAAAAAGCATCGGTCCCTCAAAATGGTTCTTAAGAGGGCTCTGGCGGACACTCCTGAGGATGAATAA